From Aegilops tauschii subsp. strangulata cultivar AL8/78 chromosome 5, Aet v6.0, whole genome shotgun sequence:
CTCCATCATAGTGAATTGCGCCTACGTGCGTCCGAGGTTCTTTTCCCATAAGAATTTTCCACGTTAAATCTATGTATCTCGTGTCTCGTTTGATTCTTGTTTTATCTAAAAGTGAACATGCCAACGCGAAGAGACGAAGCCGCATATGACAACCCGTGAGCTCGGAAGCGGCGCCTTCAGGAAGGGTGCGACATCAGATTGCCGCCACCGCCCGATCTGAGGATCAGGATTTCCCCTGGAGCAACACGACGGGCAATGAGGGTCGTCGCGGCGCCTTCCAAAAGGGCACGAACATCGTCGCCGCTGGCCTGCCTGAAGGCAGAACAGATTTTCATGCCGGCCCATACACATCGCCTCCGGCATAGGTATGAACGCCGCACCACCGCCATCGAACGTCACACCCAGGCGCCACGCCTCCACACAGCCATGGCAACCGGGCAGCACCTGAGCAACGAGCTCCACCCACGAGACCCGCGCTCCCACCACCAGAGCCGGCGCCCTGGCATCCAAGACCAACCCAACCCCCTCAACATGGTCCACTGACGTTGTTGCTGGAAAAGTGAGCCCTTTTTAAGTACGGGGCCCCGCCGGCCAGAGCAGGACGAGGGGAGGCCACCAGCAGCTGCCGGCCACGAGCAACCATTGTGCCATTTCTCGAACCAGGGCCAGGTCGCCGTTGCCACTCCTGGCAACAATAGGACCGGAAGGCACCCCTGCCAACTCCCTGAAGCGCCCTTGCCACCGAGGTCATCCAAAGGCGAGAAGCGCAGAACCGTCACGCTCCACCCACCGGACGCACCTCCAACCACAGCTCCAAGCGCCCCAAAGATCCAAAGAAGGGGTGGCCGAACCTCCACCACTACGCCGCCACCCCGACCAACCAAGGAGGCCCCGGTCAAGGCGGCCAACCGCAGCCCAAGTCGCCCACGGCCCGCGCCGCTACGAAGCCGGATCTGGCCGATGCAGCCACCATCCCCGACCTCCAGGACCCACCAGCACCCACCTCCACCAGCCAGGAATGCCATGGCACAGGTGGTCGCCCGCCGCTCACACCACCCGCGGTCTGGCCCCAGATCTGGCAGCACCGTGTGGCCACATCACCGCGGTCCCGATGACCCAGACGCACCGCACCACCTTGCCGCATGCCGCGGGAAGGCAGAGGTGGCTAGGCACCGCCTCTACCCGCCGCGTCGCTACGCCGCCCGGCCCCAGTGCCACGCTTCGGCCTAGGAAGCCGCCCCGCGCCAGCGCTACGTAGCGAGAGGACTCAGAGGGCCAGTCGCCGCCGACGGCCCGGCCGCGCCTTCAGGCGCCGGTGATGGAGGGCGAGGAAGGGGGAGGAGCTAAGGGCGGTGCCGATTTAGGGTTTGACCCAGCCGCCTCGCGGGAGCGGCaagggagggagggggagggaagGGAAGGGGTCAGCAGTCCCACTCACTTTGAGAGGGAAAGGGATTTACAATGACATTTGATATCATGAAGAATATATAGAAAAGGTATGGAGCTGTGTACTAAGCTTAATGGGCAGCATCAGTTCCTTTGCAAGAGTAACAATATCATTATTTTATACTCTGCTAAATAAGCTCAACAAACTTTAGGAACCAGGATCTCTCCATTCTACCTTTTAATAACAAGCTCCATAGATTTGTACCAAATATCCACAAAGACCGCAAGTATGAagaaaaggaagcatggcagaAGAAATAATAACTTGAAATTTGGGATTCAGAGTCCATCTCCATCATATGTTGCCCATCTTTCAATGACAACCTCAAACTCGTTATCCCTTTTCCTGACCTGCGATGTGAAAAGGCATCAACTAGTGCTTTACAACATTTACCTTAACTTCTTACATGGACAGAAGTGCTAGAGATACAAAAGTTTTGCTTCACTAAAGAATGGTCCTCTGAACTAAATAATCATCTAGATAATTTCATTAATCTACCTATAGACTCAACATTAGAACACTCTAGCTCGAAATTGCAAATTGTACAACGGTATAGAAGTCATAGTTCGAAATAAAATTCACAGGAAAAGCAAACTTGAAAACTGTCAGTCTTCTGCCGTGCCATGAAATTTATCACATCAACAGAACTGCACAGGCATGTTAGTAGATATTACCTCAACTAGTGGCTTCTTGCCATGAAGTAGCATATCGACACTCCTCTCAGTCTGCACAAGATAAGAATACCACATCAAATTGAGTACATTTATTCTTGAAAAATATATGAATGGATTTCATTCAGGTAGCTTCCTAAGTTTTAAGATTTTCCTTAGTTGCTAGAAAATAAGAAGAGCAATGCAGTAACAATCGGTGATAGAAATTCAGCAAGGATCATTTGTAATACCTTCAAGCCACACAAATGAAGATATAGTAATGCAACTTTACACCAAACTtgaaggctttgttgttgttgttgttgttgaaggTTGTAGAAGCgcatgctctagccaatgcaaccaaaagaccgaTCTAATGGAAGAGACTAGACAATACATTTATAAGTCAACACTCCCCCTCACGCGTGGCTCCCTCAGGCCTAAACGTGGACCGAAAGTGGGCTGCAATTTAATTGCACTAGCTGGGTCTTGAACACAAGACctcttggctctgataccacgtagaagtgcatgctctagccaatgcaaccaaaagaccgaTCTAATGAAAGAGACTAGACAATACATTTATACGTCAACAAAGGTATTATAAATGATCAATGTGATACAGACTAAAGATAGAACTGCTGAAGCAAAACCATGAATTGGGATATGTATGACCGCCATGGAATTTGGTGCTCTTGTACCCCCCATTAATTCTTACTCTTCCAAAGAATCCCACTAACACATACATCATGATCTTAAAGTTATGAGATATATTATAGTTTATCAACATGCAAGTCTGATGCTTGTTCATGGTTTCCTCTACAGTTCTAGACACAGCATTGCATTCTATGTTGCACAAAACTGAAAAAGCATATATTCCTGTTCTTTGACCATTTAAAATAAACAGGAAATATGCATACCCGATGAGTGACCCAATAGTGACGCTCCCTCATCTCAATAAGAAAAGGAAATGTTGGAGGGGCCTTCCGCTCCAGTATACTTTTTTGAGTACGTCGTGCACGTGCTTCCTCATCACCAAGAGtgacagtttctactcctccaacCTGATTTTTCAACAAATAACAATTAGTATATTCATTTGAAGGTGGATGAAAACCTCTTCCTTCTTTAAAATATTTGAACTTTGCATCTAAAAAGCATGGCTGTAAGAAGTTTTAGTAGGACAATGGCATGACGTTATCTTCACTATCCATCTTCGACCAATAATGTTGGACAAATATCTGGGTTAAGTATAAGCTATCATACCTAAAGATAGAAGAAGGTGAACTACTTATGAGAGAACAAGCTCAAGTTTGGCATTTCTGATACCATGTGAAATTTGTGCAATAAAAGGGTGTGGTGCGTATCTAAGCAAAGTTATGAGGATAATAATGTAACTTTATGAGAATAATGGCATACCAAGTCAGATAAAACTGGATTCTTTATGATGTTTGCAAGCCTTTCTCCATGGGCAGTACCAATAAGCATTACACCCCTTTCTGCAATTGACCGACAGGCTTGCGCCTCTGCCTCAGTTCCAATCTCGTCCACAATGACCACCTCAGGCATATGGTTTTCAACTGCTTCAATCATCACTCTATGTTGCATTGATGGTTCAGGTACTTGCATTCTTCTTGCGCCACCAATTGCAGCATGAGGAATGTCCCCATCCCCACCAATCTCATTACTTGTATCTACAATTACCTGCCCTACAAATCAATGGACCCATAGAACGTGTTAGGAATTATATATAAGGAAACAGAACCATAATAGAAAAGCTACAAGATTGTAACATTGTTTAATATACCACCCTTTTCTGGAACTCGTCTGCTAAAACACGTGCAATTTCACGCATAACAGTAGTCTTGCCAACCCCAGGTCTGTCCAAACAAAAGAACTGTTAGTAAAATATCAAACTGAATTGGAATACAATGCTGAATTAAATTGTTCCAGAGCTCCGAAAGATTATGGACGCACATAATCAGACATCAATAAAATACGTGCTATGCAGAATATAGCATAGCACTAGAACATATATGAAACTATAGAGTTGTATCAGAATAGCTAATCTGAAACAATATTGATTCCATAATTTTATTTAATCTAACCAAAGATTCAAGGATCCATTAAGTTCTGAACAAAATGGTTTTCAAAGTTTAAAGAAACCGCATCCTGCTTTACTAGAACATCTTGGCTCTACAATTTGAGAGATTACTTAATAATGATAATGATATGAATTTAGTCCGGAGCATTCTGGAACCTTTGAACTAAATTACTGTAGTTTCTTGAAATACTGAAAGCTCTGCCATTCCAAAACTATCATAGTACCTGTTCTGAGAATAGGTGAACTTTTGAACTtttaagaaaataaataaagtgAACACGTAGAGCCCCAGGGGCCAATACTTGGCTAACCACACTTATTGTGATTGCCAAAGTCACACGCCACACTAAAGGCCCACATTGGCTAAAATATTAGCCTGTGACAGGTGGGACAAGAGGATATATAAGTGGGGCATATGCCATAGCTGTATTTATAACCAAATACTTGCCATGAAAAAGTCCAACCTGGCGCAAAAAAAGTGTGGTAAAACATGGCAACAACCTAAGCATGCCCCTATGAAAGTTTTGTATCTGAGGACACAATAGTTTTTTTAAGCCTAAAAAAAACACTTGTATCTGAGGACACAATCGTGATCTTCCTCGTATCTCATATAGCAGATTACATGAGATCTACACAAGGAAATAATCACCAATTAAAATCCTAACCATAATGGCCTGATTTCACTAATTACGGCAGATACTAGGTATGGAAAGGGATAACAGACACTAATCACAGGTATTCTGTTTGCCTAACACCCTAGGCTTCCATTAATCTGACATTATTAGTAGATAAAAACCATTTGCCTCTTCGTTAAGGAAACCATCTACATGTTCCTGAATAAAATGTATTTTAATGTTGTAATCCTGTTAGCATCTCCATGAACTGAGCAATAATGGAACATGGAACATTTACAAACTTGTTTTACATCTTCAAATTGATAAAAAAAATCCAAATTGTTGATGCATAGAGGAGACATACCTTCCCAAAAACAGAATGCTCTCTTTGTAGTTTAAAAGATCACGGACCATATCAACATGCCCATTGACGGCACGGCCAACTCGACAGGTCAAACCAACAACCATTCCTTTTCTACTCCTTATGGCAGATATTCTATGCAATGTACCTTCAATTCCTGCACGGTTGTCACCTCCAAATTCTCCAACAGCTCTCTGAGCTTCCTCCAACTCTAGCTGTGAAATCTGTCAAATTAACAAGGCAAATCAAAAGAACAGGAAATGTTTGTTGCGAACACATGTACTCTGCTTAGGATGGCAGTTTTGCACATGGGTATGGGTACCCTACCACAAAACAGCGGACATGGATGAGACTTTGGAAGATTTTGTACACATGGGTATGGGTATCCATACCCACAAAATATGTGGGTAGGGCATGGGTA
This genomic window contains:
- the LOC109742890 gene encoding uncharacterized protein ycf45 isoform X1; amino-acid sequence: MTPSPARILIFLLPTPSLIPPPPVRRPHRALAGTARCAPEAVAGGGFVVIEDDLSELLQILPRDLRDNLQNEPRRDQLLEVILDLGRRPEARFLGNSGGQYLRDNEISQLELEEAQRAVGEFGGDNRAGIEGTLHRISAIRSRKGMVVGLTCRVGRAVNGHVDMVRDLLNYKESILFLGRPGVGKTTVMREIARVLADEFQKRVVIVDTSNEIGGDGDIPHAAIGGARRMQVPEPSMQHRVMIEAVENHMPEVVIVDEIGTEAEAQACRSIAERGVMLIGTAHGERLANIIKNPVLSDLVGGVETVTLGDEEARARRTQKSILERKAPPTFPFLIEMRERHYWVTHRTERSVDMLLHGKKPLVEVRKRDNEFEVVIERWATYDGDGL
- the LOC109742890 gene encoding uncharacterized protein ycf45 isoform X2, whose protein sequence is MTPSPARILIFLLPTPSLIPPPPVRRPHRALAGTARCAPEAVAGGGFVVIEDDLSELLQILPRDLRDNLQNEPRRDQLLEVILDLGRRPEARFLGNSGGQYLRDNEISQLELEEAQRAVGEFGGDNRAGIEGTLHRISAIRSRKGMVVGLTCRVGRAVNGHVDMVRDLLNYKESILFLGRPGVGKTTVMREIARVLADEFQKRVIVDTSNEIGGDGDIPHAAIGGARRMQVPEPSMQHRVMIEAVENHMPEVVIVDEIGTEAEAQACRSIAERGVMLIGTAHGERLANIIKNPVLSDLVGGVETVTLGDEEARARRTQKSILERKAPPTFPFLIEMRERHYWVTHRTERSVDMLLHGKKPLVEVRKRDNEFEVVIERWATYDGDGL